A stretch of Janibacter endophyticus DNA encodes these proteins:
- a CDS encoding cytochrome c oxidase assembly protein: protein MSAPSTPAPRGSAIWAGSLLVATVVATVLAVVVGSAAVAYEAGDPGALVRWGIPVVTAVHDVAAALTVGFLLVGAFLVPETTRTRRRLLASRAASLAGSVWILTLLLLVVLTFADLAGVPIGQEGFWTQLVSVVWNLQILRMNIISAVVVLVVVMACAGSDSKAVLAWGFFGSWLALLPLALTGHSAAALDHMTGVNALGVHLLAATAWVGGLAALAVMHRGLGPHLAPALRRYSSVAAWCFAGVLGSGVVLAWTNIAAWDNLRSRYGLLLLVKVVLGLLLGVFGWWQRRTFVRKVDEGGRAPFARFVLGELLVMGAAFGVGAAISRTPPPTNVLVEVPSSMVYALSGYPDPGAPPSGAWLTSWNVDWLWLAVALVAVGVYLRWALRLRARGDRSSVLRTISWVVGWAAFVYFTSGAPGVYGKVSFSWHMIEHMGVAMIVPLFLVPGAPITLALRALPARTDKTLGPRELILASVHSRYLRVVANPAVAAALFFFSMALFYYSPLFELSMSTHTGHVLMMIHFLLSGYVFVWVLIGVDPGPKRWPPLALLVVLFVTISFHAFFGVILTESTTLLAGGFFGWLDLPWVPDPLADQHKGGEIAWGVGEAPTLVLAVTVAVQWMRSDDRETRRRDRRADRDGDAELEAYNAHLAALGRTQDQG from the coding sequence ATGTCCGCCCCCTCCACCCCGGCCCCGCGCGGCAGCGCGATCTGGGCCGGGTCGCTGCTCGTCGCCACCGTCGTCGCCACGGTCCTCGCCGTCGTCGTCGGGTCGGCAGCGGTGGCCTACGAGGCGGGCGACCCGGGCGCGCTCGTCCGGTGGGGCATCCCGGTGGTCACCGCGGTGCACGACGTCGCGGCGGCGCTGACGGTCGGATTCCTCCTCGTCGGCGCCTTCCTCGTCCCCGAGACGACGAGGACCCGCCGCAGGCTGCTCGCGAGCCGGGCAGCTTCCCTCGCCGGGTCGGTGTGGATCCTCACCCTCCTGCTCCTCGTCGTGCTCACCTTCGCCGACCTCGCGGGCGTGCCGATCGGCCAGGAGGGCTTCTGGACCCAGCTCGTCTCCGTCGTCTGGAACCTGCAGATCCTGCGGATGAACATCATCAGCGCCGTCGTGGTCCTCGTCGTCGTCATGGCGTGCGCGGGCTCGGACTCCAAGGCGGTCCTCGCGTGGGGCTTCTTCGGGTCGTGGCTGGCGCTGCTGCCGCTGGCGCTGACCGGCCACTCCGCGGCGGCGCTCGACCACATGACGGGTGTCAACGCCCTCGGCGTCCACCTCCTCGCGGCGACGGCCTGGGTGGGTGGGCTCGCGGCCCTGGCCGTGATGCACCGCGGGCTCGGCCCGCACCTCGCCCCGGCCCTGCGCCGCTACTCGAGCGTCGCGGCCTGGTGCTTCGCGGGAGTCCTCGGCTCGGGCGTCGTCCTCGCCTGGACCAACATCGCCGCCTGGGACAACCTCCGCAGCCGCTACGGGCTCCTCCTCCTCGTCAAGGTCGTCCTCGGCCTGCTCCTCGGCGTCTTCGGCTGGTGGCAGCGGCGGACCTTCGTCCGCAAGGTCGACGAAGGGGGGCGCGCCCCCTTCGCCCGGTTCGTCCTCGGTGAGCTCCTCGTCATGGGCGCCGCCTTCGGCGTCGGGGCGGCGATCAGCCGCACGCCCCCTCCGACGAACGTCCTCGTCGAGGTCCCGAGCTCGATGGTCTACGCGCTCTCGGGCTACCCCGACCCCGGCGCACCGCCCTCGGGTGCCTGGCTCACGTCGTGGAACGTCGACTGGCTCTGGCTGGCCGTCGCCCTCGTCGCGGTCGGTGTCTACCTGCGCTGGGCGCTGCGCCTGCGGGCGCGTGGTGACCGCTCGTCGGTGCTGCGGACGATCTCGTGGGTCGTCGGCTGGGCCGCCTTCGTGTACTTCACGAGCGGGGCGCCCGGCGTCTACGGCAAGGTCTCCTTCAGCTGGCACATGATCGAGCACATGGGCGTGGCGATGATCGTCCCGCTCTTCCTCGTCCCCGGCGCCCCCATCACGCTGGCGCTGCGCGCGCTGCCGGCCCGGACCGACAAGACCCTCGGCCCCCGCGAGCTGATCCTCGCGTCGGTGCACTCGCGCTACCTGAGGGTCGTCGCCAACCCGGCGGTCGCAGCGGCACTCTTCTTCTTCAGCATGGCGCTCTTCTACTACAGCCCGCTCTTCGAGCTGTCCATGAGCACCCACACCGGGCACGTGCTCATGATGATCCACTTCCTGCTCAGCGGGTACGTCTTCGTCTGGGTGCTCATCGGGGTCGACCCCGGCCCGAAGCGCTGGCCGCCGCTCGCGCTGCTCGTCGTGCTCTTCGTGACGATCAGCTTCCACGCGTTCTTCGGCGTCATCCTCACCGAGAGCACCACCCTGCTCGCCGGGGGCTTCTTCGGCTGGCTCGACCTGCCGTGGGTCCCGGACCCGCTCGCCGATCAGCACAAGGGTGGCGAGATCGCCTGGGGCGTCGGCGAGGCACCGACCCTCGTGCTCGCCGTGACCGTCGCCGTGCAGTGGATGCGCAGCGACGACCGGGAGACGAGGC
- a CDS encoding cell wall-binding repeat-containing protein: protein MRTVRTLVAAAAASTLGLVAAAATAQADPVTEELTVICDGIGDDTITVTGDLADGGTATLPADGPLKVVGKPGFAGRTMKGAKVEVEPTGEGVTCTAQTPTTGDLDEIVPAEQAATAPAAADSPVRGALTFTVTVDEASVNAAAQQRSMSTTTASNRFPFESELRTYLAGRPGATGVAVRIPGSGEVFSYTKTSNRNVTASIVKVEIMAGVMLKAQAAGRGLTTWEKSKIVPMIRNSDNAATTSLYTHIGRRDGLTRVSQRLGMTQTISDPADHWGLTSTVPEDQALLMEHFTRATGKLTSTNRSYGMTQMRNINTAQDWGVTAGPPSGTVALKNGWLPRTDGWHVNSIGAVQHSPYHYSIGVLTHDGSSSGTQSRQVSTIEGVSRIVYTKRQTMYEAIAKKKVTRVGGNDRFSISAGASAKTFPAGAPVAYVAAASATADILSAAPAAGRSGSPLLLVGRDAVNAPVAAELQRLKPAKIVLLGGTVAASTTLERALRQYATTGVVERWGGPTRYASSALISALTAAPGLDTAFVATEKNVTAAIAVAPVAGRLKAPVLFTPQERLHAETATELKRLAPRRVVLLGGGPSISAETEAQVRSALPGVRIERWTGSNRVNGAINIATKGGLMSSSTAWVVERNQLFQAMAVTSAAAKDQGPLYFTDSSSLTAATRTALVNQPLSTLSIGGGTGLVSSYTAFQLSQTVD, encoded by the coding sequence ATGCGCACCGTCCGGACTCTCGTCGCGGCTGCCGCCGCGAGCACCCTCGGGCTCGTCGCGGCCGCAGCCACCGCACAGGCCGACCCCGTCACCGAGGAGCTCACCGTCATCTGCGACGGTATCGGCGACGACACGATCACCGTGACCGGCGACCTTGCCGACGGTGGCACGGCCACCCTGCCGGCGGATGGTCCGCTGAAGGTCGTCGGCAAGCCTGGCTTCGCCGGCCGGACGATGAAGGGGGCCAAGGTCGAGGTCGAGCCCACCGGCGAGGGCGTCACCTGCACGGCGCAGACCCCGACGACGGGCGATCTCGACGAGATCGTGCCCGCGGAGCAGGCGGCTACCGCCCCCGCCGCAGCGGACAGCCCTGTCCGGGGTGCCCTGACCTTCACTGTCACTGTCGACGAGGCCTCCGTCAACGCTGCCGCGCAGCAGCGCTCCATGTCGACCACCACGGCGTCGAACCGATTCCCCTTCGAGTCCGAGCTGCGCACCTACCTCGCCGGGCGGCCAGGCGCGACCGGGGTCGCCGTCCGCATCCCTGGCTCCGGCGAGGTCTTCTCGTACACGAAGACCTCGAACCGCAACGTCACAGCGAGCATCGTCAAGGTCGAGATCATGGCCGGGGTCATGCTCAAGGCGCAGGCCGCCGGCCGCGGGCTGACGACGTGGGAGAAGTCGAAGATCGTCCCGATGATCCGCAACAGCGACAACGCCGCGACGACCTCGCTCTACACCCACATCGGCCGCCGGGACGGCCTGACCCGCGTCTCGCAGCGGCTCGGCATGACCCAGACGATCTCCGACCCGGCCGACCACTGGGGGCTGACGTCCACGGTCCCCGAGGACCAGGCGCTGCTCATGGAGCACTTCACCCGCGCCACCGGCAAGCTGACAAGCACCAACCGGTCCTACGGCATGACCCAGATGCGCAACATCAACACCGCCCAGGACTGGGGCGTCACCGCCGGCCCGCCGAGCGGCACCGTGGCGCTGAAGAACGGCTGGCTCCCCCGCACCGACGGCTGGCACGTCAACTCGATCGGCGCCGTCCAGCACAGCCCCTACCACTACAGCATCGGCGTGCTCACCCACGACGGGTCGAGCAGCGGCACGCAGTCGCGACAGGTGAGCACGATCGAGGGCGTGAGCCGGATCGTCTACACGAAGCGGCAGACGATGTACGAGGCCATCGCCAAGAAGAAGGTCACCCGGGTCGGCGGGAACGACCGGTTCTCGATCTCGGCGGGCGCGTCGGCCAAGACCTTCCCCGCCGGGGCGCCGGTCGCCTACGTCGCCGCCGCGAGCGCGACAGCCGACATCCTCTCGGCGGCCCCGGCCGCAGGCCGCTCCGGGTCGCCGCTCCTGCTCGTGGGCCGCGACGCCGTGAACGCCCCCGTCGCCGCAGAGCTGCAACGCCTCAAGCCGGCCAAGATCGTCCTGCTCGGCGGCACGGTCGCGGCGAGCACGACGCTCGAGCGAGCCTTGCGGCAGTATGCGACCACCGGGGTCGTCGAGCGATGGGGAGGCCCGACGAGGTACGCGTCGTCGGCGCTCATCAGCGCGCTTACCGCCGCCCCGGGCCTCGACACCGCCTTCGTCGCCACCGAGAAGAACGTGACCGCCGCCATCGCCGTGGCCCCCGTGGCGGGGCGGCTCAAGGCGCCGGTCCTCTTCACCCCCCAAGAGCGCCTCCACGCCGAGACGGCCACCGAGCTCAAGCGCCTGGCCCCACGCCGCGTGGTGCTCCTCGGCGGTGGGCCCAGCATCTCCGCAGAGACCGAGGCCCAGGTCCGCAGCGCCCTGCCCGGAGTCCGGATCGAGCGGTGGACCGGCAGCAACCGCGTCAACGGGGCCATAAACATCGCGACGAAGGGGGGTCTCATGTCGTCGAGCACGGCTTGGGTCGTGGAGCGCAACCAGCTCTTCCAGGCGATGGCGGTGACCTCGGCGGCCGCCAAGGACCAGGGCCCGCTCTACTTCACCGACTCCTCCAGCCTTACGGCGGCGACGCGCACCGCGCTCGTCAACCAGCCGCTGTCGACGCTCTCCATCGGCGGCGGGACCGGTCTCGTCTCGAGCTACACCGCGTTCCAGCTCTCACAGACGGTCGACTGA